One Chengkuizengella sediminis DNA segment encodes these proteins:
- a CDS encoding response regulator transcription factor codes for MDYTILVADDETNITDVCSRYLEREGYHVITVNDGDAALEKWKKISLDLIILDLMMPGKNGWQVCEEIRNQDDIPIIMLTARAEEMDRVMGLTMGADDYLTKPFSPRELVLRVKGILRRQQRVVTQTSSEPDLIQFSGLEIDVKKRSVMVDGKAIELTLKEFEVLLLLSSHPNQVFSRDQLLNKVWESDYVGDMNTVTVHVRRLREKIEPDASKPKYIKTVWGIGYKLEGSTES; via the coding sequence ATGGATTATACGATTTTAGTTGCTGATGATGAAACAAATATAACTGATGTTTGTTCTAGATATTTAGAAAGAGAAGGCTACCACGTAATTACTGTTAATGATGGAGATGCTGCCCTTGAAAAGTGGAAAAAAATATCCCTTGATCTGATTATACTTGATTTAATGATGCCAGGAAAAAATGGATGGCAGGTATGTGAAGAAATTAGAAATCAGGATGATATTCCGATTATCATGTTAACTGCTAGAGCTGAAGAAATGGATCGAGTAATGGGGCTTACAATGGGGGCGGATGATTATTTAACAAAACCGTTTAGTCCTAGGGAATTAGTACTAAGGGTAAAAGGGATTTTACGTAGACAGCAGCGTGTAGTAACTCAAACTTCATCCGAGCCTGACTTGATTCAATTTTCAGGATTAGAAATTGATGTGAAAAAAAGAAGTGTAATGGTCGACGGTAAAGCGATCGAATTAACATTAAAAGAGTTTGAAGTTTTACTGTTATTGTCCAGTCATCCTAATCAAGTCTTTTCAAGGGATCAACTATTGAATAAAGTATGGGAAAGTGATTATGTTGGAGACATGAACACAGTTACGGTACATGTACGAAGATTAAGGGAAAAGATAGAGCCTGACGCTTCAAAACCAAAGTATATAAAAACGGTATGGGGTATTGGATATAAACTTGAAGGAAGTACTGAGTCATGA
- a CDS encoding sensor histidine kinase has product MKLRTYLFLANFISVGFILFSLFYVYDHMKLTLDDFILLSSVTVGASLLSFIIHFIVMHPVQKSLRLITHQAKRISVGDFQGEVPDIGPKEFKELALQFNDMNKKLDESFQKIIQTESSRRELVANVSHDLRTPLASIQSFVEALQDNVIQDKNKMNEYLNTIQLESKRLGNLIDDLFHLSRLDAGAEKFEPESIFIDPIIIETLQGFAIQFEEKGLDISVSMPDDLPRLSVMPHKVIRVLQNLIGNAIRHSPNGSTIELSVQNLNDKKVLVSVKDQGEGLLADEKEKIFERFYRTDKSRNRYSGGSGLGLAIAKGIIDLHGGEIGVESVEGEGSRFWFTLLKN; this is encoded by the coding sequence ATGAAGCTGCGAACTTATTTATTTTTAGCTAATTTCATTAGCGTTGGTTTTATTCTTTTTTCTTTATTTTATGTGTATGATCATATGAAATTAACGCTTGATGATTTTATTTTGTTAAGCTCAGTCACAGTAGGTGCTAGTTTACTTTCATTTATCATCCATTTTATTGTTATGCATCCGGTACAAAAATCTTTGCGACTAATTACACATCAAGCAAAGAGAATTTCTGTAGGTGATTTTCAGGGTGAAGTGCCTGATATTGGCCCGAAGGAATTTAAAGAATTAGCTTTACAATTTAATGACATGAATAAAAAACTAGATGAAAGTTTTCAAAAAATAATACAAACTGAATCCTCTAGAAGGGAATTAGTTGCTAACGTTTCTCATGATTTAAGGACACCCCTCGCATCTATTCAATCCTTTGTAGAAGCACTTCAGGATAATGTCATTCAAGATAAAAACAAAATGAATGAATATTTAAATACAATACAATTAGAAAGCAAACGTTTGGGGAATTTAATTGATGATTTATTTCATCTATCAAGGTTAGATGCAGGTGCAGAAAAGTTTGAACCTGAATCTATTTTTATTGATCCCATCATTATTGAAACACTGCAAGGGTTTGCGATTCAATTTGAAGAAAAAGGATTAGACATATCCGTAAGCATGCCTGATGATTTACCTCGTTTATCCGTGATGCCTCATAAAGTTATTCGTGTTTTACAAAACTTAATTGGAAACGCAATACGACATTCACCAAATGGAAGTACTATTGAACTTTCTGTTCAAAATCTAAACGATAAAAAAGTATTAGTTTCAGTCAAAGATCAGGGGGAAGGTCTACTAGCTGATGAAAAAGAAAAAATATTTGAACGGTTTTACCGTACGGATAAATCAAGAAATAGATACAGTGGAGGTTCTGGACTTGGTTTGGCAATCGCTAAAGGAATCATAGATCTACATGGTGGAGAAATAGGGGTTGAAAGTGTAGAGGGGGAGGGAAGTCGTTTTTGGTTTACATTGCTTAAAAATTAA
- a CDS encoding YybH family protein, with product MNFSETLQDHLHAISNKDLPRFLLTVHSDITLVLPNGKYIDHYEEFEKFHETWFADEDWRIQFEIVKVLETNEMSSTLLSVIYNDLDQEQKPYQKKYYLQLLFKKEDDKWLLIFDQNTFI from the coding sequence ATGAATTTTTCTGAAACATTGCAAGACCATTTACATGCTATCTCAAATAAAGATTTACCTCGTTTTTTACTAACTGTACATTCTGATATTACACTTGTACTTCCAAATGGGAAATATATTGATCATTATGAGGAATTTGAAAAGTTTCATGAGACTTGGTTCGCAGACGAGGACTGGAGAATACAATTTGAGATCGTTAAAGTGTTAGAAACAAATGAGATGTCCTCAACATTACTTAGTGTTATTTATAATGATCTTGATCAAGAACAAAAACCTTATCAAAAAAAGTATTATCTACAGCTTTTATTTAAAAAAGAAGATGACAAATGGTTGCTCATTTTTGATCAAAATACTTTCATATAA
- a CDS encoding DM13 domain-containing protein, translating to MKFTAQKKIILGVVIVAVLGVGWWLASPLFIDKQVSEPLPLSSGASSDDMKDKEMMDDEMKDGMEDKEMMDDEMKDGMEDKEMMDDEMKDEMEDKEMMDDEMKDGMEDKEMMDDEMKDEMEDKEMSEDEMVDLSFSGSFVDADSTHSASGDVFTVNTDDGVYLRFENFEATNGPDLYVYLAKSGEETSEGVRLEKLKGNVGDQNYLLPEGVDLSEYDKVVIWCKAFDVDFGYAELSKS from the coding sequence ATGAAATTTACAGCACAGAAAAAAATAATACTAGGTGTGGTCATTGTAGCAGTATTAGGAGTAGGTTGGTGGTTAGCTTCTCCATTGTTTATTGATAAACAAGTAAGCGAACCTCTTCCATTATCAAGTGGAGCGTCCTCAGATGACATGAAAGATAAAGAAATGATGGACGATGAAATGAAGGATGGAATGGAAGACAAAGAAATGATGGACGATGAAATGAAAGATGGAATGGAAGACAAAGAAATGATGGACGATGAAATGAAGGATGAAATGGAAGACAAGGAAATGATGGACGATGAAATGAAAGATGGAATGGAAGACAAAGAAATGATGGACGATGAAATGAAGGATGAAATGGAAGACAAGGAAATGTCCGAAGATGAAATGGTTGATCTTAGTTTTTCAGGTAGCTTTGTAGATGCTGACAGCACTCATTCAGCTTCAGGAGATGTATTTACAGTAAATACAGATGACGGTGTATATTTACGTTTTGAAAATTTTGAAGCAACAAACGGTCCTGATTTATATGTATATCTAGCTAAATCTGGTGAGGAAACCTCAGAGGGAGTTAGATTAGAAAAACTAAAAGGAAATGTTGGAGATCAAAACTACTTACTTCCAGAAGGTGTTGATTTATCTGAGTATGATAAAGTGGTTATATGGTGTAAAGCATTTGATGTAGATTTTGGTTATGCTGAATTATCCAAATCATAA
- a CDS encoding molybdopterin-dependent oxidoreductase, translating into MKNKFNWFKIPYGKKLRNLHKWNAWVILILAITGGVLYIPSIRGDLGWVRTILKEFHIYIGFISILLLVMYIPYLFKHIKQLGKKTNQKFNLGVVLFLIIGWSLSGLVLWQYRNLPPAWTNTALFYHDLLTWIGIPYVIYHSITRLRWLNKKRTASKKEDQIVPSDQEMNDETKDNNDIQKRIAMWIEKSPISRRSFMRVSVGTLLILGIGPSFYRWMKKTLDTGGSDLTEFTAGDGNRMLPAPTPLPDSQKVIGGGSQGNYRVYTVTEIPSFSSDSWSFTITGLVGKELTWNWEQFLKIPRKVQISDFHCITGWSVYSNTWEGIPLSQLLDLAGINSKAKYVKLYSGDGVYTDALSLEQAKLDDVMVAVLLDGKPIPQKLGGPVRLVVPQMYAYKSVKWLQAIELIEEEHLGYWEVRGYENDAWVKGRA; encoded by the coding sequence TTGAAAAACAAGTTTAATTGGTTTAAAATTCCATATGGAAAAAAACTAAGAAATCTTCATAAATGGAATGCTTGGGTTATATTGATTTTAGCCATCACCGGAGGGGTATTATATATCCCCTCCATCCGAGGTGATTTAGGCTGGGTTCGAACGATTCTGAAGGAATTTCACATTTATATTGGGTTTATATCCATTTTATTATTGGTGATGTATATTCCTTATTTATTTAAACATATTAAACAACTAGGAAAAAAAACAAATCAGAAATTTAATTTAGGTGTTGTTTTATTCCTTATTATAGGTTGGAGTTTATCAGGATTAGTATTGTGGCAATATAGAAACTTGCCACCTGCTTGGACAAATACAGCATTGTTTTATCATGATTTATTAACTTGGATCGGTATCCCTTATGTGATTTATCATTCCATCACAAGATTAAGGTGGTTAAATAAGAAACGAACAGCTTCCAAGAAAGAAGACCAAATTGTTCCTTCCGATCAAGAAATGAACGATGAAACTAAAGATAATAACGATATTCAAAAACGAATTGCAATGTGGATAGAAAAATCTCCCATTTCTCGTCGCAGTTTCATGAGAGTATCCGTAGGAACATTGTTAATACTAGGAATTGGTCCATCCTTTTATAGATGGATGAAAAAAACGCTGGATACAGGTGGCTCGGATTTAACAGAATTCACTGCAGGAGATGGCAATCGAATGTTGCCAGCACCAACACCACTTCCTGATTCTCAAAAGGTAATTGGAGGGGGAAGTCAAGGAAATTACAGAGTTTATACAGTCACAGAAATTCCATCTTTCTCATCAGACTCATGGTCATTTACGATTACAGGATTAGTTGGTAAAGAGTTGACTTGGAATTGGGAACAATTTTTAAAAATACCGAGGAAGGTCCAAATTAGTGATTTTCACTGTATAACCGGATGGTCTGTATACAGTAATACTTGGGAGGGCATCCCATTATCTCAGCTATTAGATTTGGCGGGTATAAATTCGAAAGCAAAATACGTCAAGTTATATTCAGGAGATGGTGTATATACCGATGCTTTATCTTTAGAACAGGCTAAATTAGATGATGTCATGGTAGCTGTGTTATTAGATGGAAAACCAATTCCACAGAAGTTAGGAGGTCCAGTAAGGTTAGTGGTTCCACAAATGTACGCGTACAAATCAGTGAAATGGCTGCAAGCAATAGAACTTATTGAAGAGGAGCACTTGGGTTACTGGGAAGTACGAGGATATGAAAATGATGCTTGGGTAAAGGGGAGAGCTTGA
- a CDS encoding DUF418 domain-containing protein, protein MKDQNEKTHLFQKVGLEGDEVHILQKKKPTQPQERVVILDILRGFAILGILISNMPYFQSPQIYNDLLVDKIWIHAWDPYIDKLYVALIKGKFYTMFSFLFGLGFILFIQRAERSINKPRILFARRMLVLLGIGIIHAIFIWWGDILVIYALIGFILLFFYKSSPKVLLTWAIGLVTVYNVLNYLLVSLMVPKENAVDTGSITHASNGILENMKSSLNHYGEGTLTEIILQNINDWLYIFPSSMISALFLILPMFLLGAYFGKRSIFVRMNEHLYLFKKIWIWSLIFGFTLQMVKLWASNYLTANPESIYTFWYFVGVTIGDPLVCFFYLTSIVLLFQKQVFKNLFTHISRVGRMALSHYLFQSVICSFIFYNIGLGLYGDIGFGLGLLIALIIYSVQLWFSLIWFKKYQYGPLEWIWRMLTYGSKIRINRGK, encoded by the coding sequence ATGAAAGATCAAAATGAAAAAACACATCTATTTCAAAAAGTCGGATTGGAAGGAGACGAAGTTCATATTTTACAGAAAAAAAAACCAACACAACCACAGGAAAGAGTGGTGATTTTGGATATACTAAGAGGTTTTGCAATTTTAGGAATCCTAATATCCAATATGCCATATTTTCAGTCACCTCAGATATATAATGATTTATTAGTGGATAAGATTTGGATTCACGCTTGGGATCCATATATAGATAAGTTGTATGTGGCATTAATCAAAGGAAAGTTTTATACAATGTTTTCCTTTTTATTTGGTCTGGGTTTTATTTTATTTATACAACGAGCAGAGAGGTCAATAAATAAACCTCGAATTTTATTTGCACGCAGAATGTTGGTTTTATTAGGGATTGGTATTATTCATGCGATTTTTATATGGTGGGGAGATATTCTTGTTATCTATGCTCTAATTGGATTTATATTATTGTTTTTTTATAAATCTTCTCCAAAAGTGCTTTTAACATGGGCAATTGGTTTAGTCACTGTTTATAATGTTTTAAATTACTTGTTAGTAAGTCTTATGGTTCCAAAGGAGAACGCAGTTGATACAGGCAGCATCACACATGCATCAAACGGAATATTGGAAAATATGAAGTCTTCATTAAATCATTATGGAGAAGGGACTTTAACTGAAATTATATTACAAAATATCAATGACTGGTTATATATTTTTCCTTCTAGTATGATCTCTGCATTGTTTCTGATTTTACCTATGTTTTTATTAGGGGCTTATTTTGGAAAGCGGAGTATTTTTGTTAGGATGAATGAACATCTTTACCTTTTTAAAAAAATATGGATTTGGAGTTTGATATTTGGATTTACATTACAGATGGTGAAATTGTGGGCATCTAATTATTTAACTGCAAATCCAGAATCAATATACACTTTTTGGTATTTTGTAGGGGTTACAATTGGAGATCCGCTAGTTTGTTTCTTTTACCTTACATCTATTGTATTATTATTTCAGAAACAGGTTTTTAAAAATCTATTTACACATATCAGCAGAGTTGGACGAATGGCATTAAGTCATTATCTATTTCAATCTGTTATTTGTTCCTTTATTTTCTATAATATTGGATTAGGTCTATATGGTGACATAGGATTTGGTTTGGGTCTATTAATAGCTTTAATCATTTATAGCGTACAGCTTTGGTTTAGCTTAATTTGGTTCAAAAAATATCAATACGGTCCACTAGAGTGGATATGGAGAATGTTAACTTATGGTAGTAAAATCAGAATAAATAGGGGAAAATAG
- the deoB gene encoding phosphopentomutase, which translates to MSYKRIALIVLDSVGIGEMPDAEQFGDKGAHTLQHIAEQVPSFSIPNLEKLGLGNITQMSGIQATSNPLAHYGKMEEASVGKDTMTGHWEIMGLKVTIPFKTYPDGFPEELLKQFEEKTGRKVIGNKPASGTEILDELGEQQMKEGAWIVYTSADSVFQIAAHEDIIPLEELYKACEIARELTLEDEFVVGRVIARPYIGEPGNFKRTANRHDYALKPPARTVMNELKNENKDSIAIGKINDIFSGEGVTESYPTKSNLDGIQRTIEVLKKDFNGMVFTNLVDFDSLYGHRRDPAGYAKALEEFDTYLPQIMDEIGEEDLLVITADHGNDPVHHGTDHTREYVPLLVWNPTFSAGKSLSIRSTFSDIGASVAENFNVKKPENGTSFLNDLKD; encoded by the coding sequence ATGAGTTACAAACGTATAGCGTTAATCGTATTAGATAGTGTAGGCATTGGAGAAATGCCAGATGCAGAACAATTTGGAGATAAAGGTGCACATACTCTACAGCATATTGCGGAGCAAGTGCCATCTTTTTCCATACCGAACCTAGAGAAACTTGGTCTAGGTAACATAACTCAAATGAGTGGGATTCAAGCAACTTCAAACCCATTGGCACATTACGGAAAAATGGAGGAAGCCTCTGTTGGAAAAGATACAATGACAGGTCATTGGGAAATCATGGGTTTAAAAGTAACTATCCCTTTTAAAACGTATCCAGATGGTTTTCCAGAGGAATTATTAAAACAGTTTGAAGAAAAAACAGGAAGAAAAGTCATTGGGAATAAACCAGCTTCTGGTACTGAAATATTGGATGAGTTAGGCGAGCAACAAATGAAGGAAGGAGCTTGGATTGTTTATACTTCAGCGGATAGTGTATTTCAAATTGCTGCTCACGAGGATATTATCCCATTAGAGGAATTATACAAAGCATGTGAAATTGCAAGAGAGTTAACTTTAGAAGATGAATTTGTGGTTGGGAGAGTTATTGCTCGTCCGTACATAGGTGAACCTGGTAATTTTAAACGTACTGCCAATCGCCATGACTACGCCCTCAAGCCACCTGCACGTACAGTGATGAATGAGTTAAAAAATGAAAATAAGGACAGTATTGCGATTGGGAAAATAAATGATATTTTTTCAGGTGAAGGCGTGACTGAATCTTATCCGACAAAAAGCAACCTAGATGGTATTCAACGTACAATTGAAGTTTTGAAAAAGGATTTTAATGGAATGGTATTTACAAATTTAGTTGATTTTGACTCACTTTATGGTCATAGACGAGATCCTGCTGGTTATGCCAAGGCACTCGAGGAATTTGATACTTATTTACCACAGATTATGGACGAAATTGGGGAAGAAGATTTGTTGGTTATCACAGCAGATCACGGGAATGATCCTGTTCATCACGGTACTGATCATACAAGAGAATACGTACCATTATTAGTATGGAATCCTACATTCTCAGCAGGTAAATCACTAAGTATACGCTCAACATTTTCGGATATTGGTGCTTCAGTAGCAGAAAATTTTAATGTTAAAAAACCAGAAAACGGAACATCGTTTTTAAATGATTTGAAAGATTAA
- a CDS encoding purine-nucleoside phosphorylase — MSNEIRNFSSEYIKESANYIKGKLKQSPEVGLILGSGLGVLADQIESAMEIPYEEIPHFPVSTVEGHDGKLVIGLLEGRNVLMMKGRFHLYEGYTDEVVTFPIRVMKELGIKTLVVTNAAGGVNTSFEPGNLMLIQDHLNFTGKNPLIGPNDNELGARFPDMSEAYSKRLRAIAESVASDLQINIQQGVYIGLLGPSYETPAEIRMLRILGADAVGMSTVPEVIAARHAGIEVLGISCISNMAAGILDQPLSHDEVMETTEKVKEQFLGLVKGILPKL; from the coding sequence ATGAGTAATGAAATAAGAAATTTTAGTAGTGAATATATTAAAGAATCAGCAAACTATATCAAAGGAAAACTAAAACAATCACCGGAAGTTGGACTTATTCTAGGTTCTGGATTAGGTGTGCTTGCAGATCAAATTGAATCTGCTATGGAGATTCCTTATGAAGAAATTCCTCATTTTCCTGTGTCAACAGTTGAAGGTCATGACGGGAAGTTAGTCATAGGTTTATTGGAAGGTAGAAACGTTCTTATGATGAAAGGTCGCTTTCACTTATATGAAGGGTATACTGATGAAGTAGTAACATTTCCAATTAGAGTCATGAAGGAGTTAGGGATTAAGACACTTGTTGTGACGAATGCTGCGGGGGGAGTTAATACTTCATTTGAGCCAGGTAATCTTATGTTAATTCAAGATCATCTTAACTTTACAGGCAAAAATCCGTTGATTGGACCTAATGATAATGAATTAGGGGCTAGATTCCCTGACATGTCTGAAGCTTATAGCAAAAGGTTAAGAGCAATTGCAGAATCAGTGGCAAGTGATTTACAAATTAATATACAACAAGGTGTTTATATCGGCTTACTTGGTCCTTCCTATGAAACTCCAGCTGAAATTCGTATGTTGCGTATATTAGGAGCTGACGCAGTTGGAATGTCTACAGTTCCAGAAGTGATAGCTGCTAGACATGCTGGTATTGAGGTGCTTGGTATTTCCTGTATTAGTAACATGGCTGCAGGAATTTTAGATCAACCATTATCTCATGATGAAGTAATGGAAACAACTGAAAAAGTAAAAGAACAGTTTTTAGGGTTAGTTAAAGGTATCCTTCCTAAATTGTAA
- a CDS encoding DUF5050 domain-containing protein: protein MKNNEVEENKNKEKKVKNKKKIYILILILVLVLIISFIGWWLYPTQEAEKPHTPPEVEEGSMEDLPLPFPFPTYELLVDNHPIQPEENLDVFESSNIIYDGNDTYYRNELDDWKLYVLHNGDQEPKIVIDEAVYFMAKVEQKILYTQSNELGIYMIDTDGSNKEKITDDSSHQFIVQGSWVYYVNASDHHKLTKVKLDGTDKVVLSEDEIHSFLIQDNWIYYVNRSNELNLYKMKTDGTSKLLVIRDSVTNIKMLDDWIYYLSENNIYKANPDGMDLDIVSNEYIQFFQISEGWIYYRTEGVGGNLWRMQLDGTNKEQISISGYDLDFIEIWDEWVFYYSAFLNKELYILDENSKKISEKDVSNLFVHNGWVFYLDNNDFNKLYKMELNGENVRNIVDSSVTEYDIYEEKIYYRNAMDENKLYETDLLGGNNVSVIDQRLLQYEIYNDQLYFIEDNEQQRLFQFDLKTKQLTKITDEQVTQFYILDERIFYTSQEGSNIVDLDGSNLLKLTSGYLENPKILDDWIYYVGYDEHENLYRINLDGSEQTKLTTINKNNYIILNDWIYYIEDWKLHKIMLDGSEKIKISDQSVSLLLSIENDWIYASSSLSASPVSVYTTVFKVKTNGRSYEELINGYIEDLEITEKGILFTENQESYRTFKVKIDGSNESVLFTPTP from the coding sequence ATGAAAAATAATGAAGTTGAAGAGAACAAGAACAAAGAGAAAAAAGTCAAAAATAAAAAAAAGATTTATATTCTAATTCTAATTTTAGTTTTAGTTTTAATTATAAGTTTTATTGGTTGGTGGTTGTATCCTACACAAGAAGCCGAAAAACCTCATACTCCACCAGAAGTTGAGGAGGGTTCAATGGAAGACCTTCCTCTTCCTTTTCCTTTTCCAACATATGAACTACTTGTAGACAATCACCCAATACAACCAGAAGAAAATTTGGATGTATTTGAATCAAGTAACATCATTTATGATGGGAATGATACTTATTACCGGAATGAATTAGATGATTGGAAATTGTACGTATTACATAATGGAGACCAGGAGCCAAAAATAGTAATCGATGAAGCAGTTTATTTTATGGCTAAAGTAGAGCAGAAAATACTTTATACACAATCAAATGAGCTTGGTATCTACATGATTGATACTGATGGATCAAATAAAGAAAAAATAACGGATGATTCTTCGCACCAGTTTATTGTACAAGGTTCGTGGGTATATTATGTGAATGCTTCAGATCATCATAAGTTAACCAAAGTTAAACTTGATGGAACTGATAAAGTAGTATTGTCTGAAGACGAAATACACAGCTTTTTGATTCAAGACAATTGGATCTATTATGTAAATCGTTCAAATGAATTAAATTTATATAAGATGAAAACAGATGGAACCTCTAAGTTGTTAGTAATTAGGGACTCTGTCACAAATATTAAAATGTTAGATGATTGGATTTATTATTTATCTGAAAATAATATTTATAAAGCAAATCCGGATGGAATGGATCTTGATATAGTCTCTAATGAATACATTCAGTTTTTTCAAATCTCCGAAGGCTGGATTTATTATCGTACAGAAGGAGTAGGAGGCAACTTATGGAGAATGCAGCTAGATGGTACTAACAAAGAGCAAATTTCTATTTCAGGATATGACCTCGATTTTATAGAAATTTGGGACGAGTGGGTATTTTACTATAGCGCTTTCCTAAATAAAGAACTGTATATTTTAGATGAGAACTCAAAAAAGATCTCAGAAAAAGACGTAAGTAACTTGTTTGTACATAATGGCTGGGTATTTTATCTAGATAATAATGATTTTAATAAGTTATACAAAATGGAATTAAACGGTGAGAATGTAAGGAATATTGTTGATTCAAGCGTTACAGAATATGATATTTATGAAGAAAAAATATACTATAGAAATGCTATGGATGAAAACAAGCTGTATGAGACGGATTTATTGGGTGGAAATAATGTAAGTGTAATAGATCAAAGACTTTTACAATATGAGATCTATAATGATCAGTTGTATTTTATTGAAGATAATGAACAACAGCGATTGTTCCAATTTGATTTGAAAACCAAACAATTGACTAAAATTACAGATGAGCAGGTTACCCAATTTTATATTTTAGATGAAAGGATTTTTTATACTTCACAAGAGGGTTCTAATATTGTTGATTTGGATGGATCTAATCTGCTTAAATTAACAAGTGGTTACTTAGAGAACCCTAAGATTCTAGATGATTGGATTTATTATGTTGGTTATGACGAACATGAAAATTTATACAGAATAAATCTAGATGGAAGTGAGCAGACAAAACTGACTACAATTAACAAGAATAATTACATAATCTTGAACGATTGGATTTATTATATTGAAGATTGGAAGTTGCATAAAATAATGCTGGATGGCTCGGAAAAAATAAAAATTAGTGATCAGTCAGTGAGTTTATTATTGTCAATAGAAAATGATTGGATATATGCCTCATCCTCTTTAAGTGCGAGTCCTGTTAGTGTGTATACAACTGTATTTAAAGTGAAAACAAATGGGAGATCATATGAAGAACTAATCAATGGATATATTGAAGACTTAGAGATTACAGAAAAAGGCATATTATTTACAGAAAATCAAGAAAGTTATCGTACTTTTAAAGTGAAAATTGATGGTTCTAATGAAAGTGTTTTATTTACACCAACACCATAA
- a CDS encoding pyrimidine-nucleoside phosphorylase has protein sequence MRMVDLISKKREGLSLSRDEIQFMIKGYTEGTIPDYQMSAWAMAVFFQGLDIKETSDLTMEMARSGDQVDLSGIQGIKVDKHSTGGVGDKTSLIVVPLVASVGVPVAKMSGRGLGHTGGTVDKLESIEGFKIELTKEQFFQNVNDFKMALVGQSGNLTPADKKLYGLRDVTGTVNSMPLIASSIMSKKIASGADAIVLDVKVGAGAFMKSLEDAKELAKTMVSIGNHLNRKTVAVITDMNQPLGFEIGNANEVREAIEVLSGKGEERLTKVCLTLASHMAVAGQVFPDFNTAYQKLEEILRTGKALETFAKFIEAQGGNSQVVTESEKLPQAQYHIEVTAEQGGYIEEINAEAMGNAAMYLGAGRKTKEDQIDYAVGISLKKKVADEVTAGEVIALIHSNSENVQDSYELIKQSVKISSDRIEELPIIYEVVE, from the coding sequence ATGAGAATGGTTGATTTGATTTCTAAAAAAAGAGAAGGTTTATCTTTATCTAGAGATGAAATTCAATTTATGATAAAAGGGTATACGGAAGGAACCATCCCTGATTATCAAATGTCAGCTTGGGCGATGGCTGTATTTTTTCAAGGATTAGATATCAAAGAAACTTCCGACTTAACAATGGAAATGGCACGCTCTGGGGATCAGGTTGATTTGTCAGGAATACAAGGCATTAAAGTAGATAAACATTCTACAGGCGGTGTAGGGGATAAAACAAGTTTAATTGTTGTTCCATTAGTTGCTTCAGTAGGAGTTCCAGTTGCAAAAATGTCAGGTAGAGGACTTGGTCATACAGGAGGAACGGTTGATAAATTAGAGTCTATTGAAGGATTTAAGATCGAGTTAACTAAAGAGCAGTTTTTTCAAAATGTAAATGATTTCAAAATGGCACTTGTTGGACAAAGTGGAAACTTAACACCGGCAGATAAAAAGTTATATGGATTGAGAGATGTAACAGGAACTGTAAATTCGATGCCCTTGATAGCAAGTTCCATCATGAGTAAAAAAATTGCCTCTGGTGCAGATGCAATCGTTTTGGATGTAAAGGTTGGAGCGGGTGCATTTATGAAATCTTTAGAGGATGCCAAAGAATTAGCAAAAACGATGGTTTCTATCGGAAATCATTTAAACAGAAAAACGGTAGCAGTAATTACAGATATGAATCAACCGTTAGGTTTTGAAATAGGTAATGCAAATGAAGTGAGAGAAGCGATTGAGGTTCTAAGCGGAAAAGGAGAAGAGAGATTAACAAAAGTGTGTTTGACACTAGCATCTCATATGGCCGTAGCTGGTCAAGTTTTCCCTGATTTCAATACAGCATATCAGAAGCTTGAAGAAATATTAAGAACTGGAAAAGCTCTTGAAACCTTTGCGAAATTTATTGAAGCTCAAGGTGGGAATTCACAGGTAGTAACTGAATCTGAAAAACTGCCTCAAGCCCAATATCACATCGAAGTAACTGCTGAACAAGGAGGATATATTGAAGAAATCAATGCAGAAGCGATGGGGAATGCAGCGATGTACTTAGGTGCAGGCAGAAAAACAAAAGAGGATCAAATCGATTATGCAGTAGGAATTTCTTTAAAGAAAAAAGTAGCCGATGAAGTAACGGCTGGTGAAGTAATTGCATTGATTCATAGCAATAGCGAAAATGTACAAGATAGTTACGAACTAATAAAGCAATCTGTGAAAATTTCTTCTGATAGAATAGAGGAATTACCAATCATTTATGAAGTAGTTGAGTAA